The Salvia miltiorrhiza cultivar Shanhuang (shh) chromosome 1, IMPLAD_Smil_shh, whole genome shotgun sequence genome has a window encoding:
- the LOC131005890 gene encoding folylpolyglutamate synthase isoform X2, producing the protein MSQGDGSADTVLSPYDDAMEALSSLITKRSRADKSNNGDRFDILFDYIKMLELEEPIKQMKVIHVAGTKGKGSTCTFTESILRCCGFHTGLFTSPHLIDVRERFRLDGSDICEDKFLEYFWWCWDRLKERTSNEVPMPTYFRFLALLAFKIFAAEQVDVVILEVGLGGKFDATNVVENPVVCGIASLGYDHMEILGNTLGQIAGEKAGIFKRGVPAFTVPQPEEAMTVLVQKASELDVNLQAADPLDPSLLTDVHLGLEGEHQYVNAGLAVALCSTWLQRTGHVGINYLNQNTSLPEEFIRGLATASLQGRAQIVPDHLIESESPGDLVFYLDGAHSPESMDVCAKWFCLATKEDHRPLYNQSNNDAKGSQDSGKNAPVGKLSTQILLFNCMSVRDPQLLLPRLINACASHGVHFKKALFVPNTSVYYKVGSALPAADAQVDLSWQMTLQRLWESLVVGEKGRDPKNAELTCEAGSDDTEKGSHSSESSTVFTSLPLAINWLRDSARKNQSVRFQVLVTGSLHLVGDALRLIKK; encoded by the exons ATGTCGCAAG GAGATGGATCAGCAGACACTGTGCTGTCTCCATACGATGACGCGATGGAGGCTCTGTCTTCACTGATAACAAAGCGCAGCCGAGCTGATAAGAGCAACAATGGGGATCGATTCGACATATTGTTTGACTACATTAAG ATGCTCGAACTAGAGGAGCCAATAAAACAGATGAAGGTTATTCACGTGGCAGGCACCAAAGGAAAG GGGTCGACTTGCACTTTCACAGAATCTATTCTACGTTGCTGCGGCTTCCATACTGGGCTTTTCACATCCCCTCACCTTATTGATGTTCGAGAAAGATTTAGGCTGGATGG TTCAGATATTTGTGAAGACAAGTTTCTGGAATACTTTTGGTGGTGTTGGGATCGACTAAAG GAAAGAACCTCCAATGAGGTACCTATGCCAACATATTTCCGTTTCCTTGCCTTGCTTGCCTTTAAGATATTTGCAGCTGAGCAG GTTGATGTTGTCATTTTGGAAGTTGGTTTAGGTGGAAAATTTGATGCTACAAATGTG GTTGAAAATCCAGTTGTCTGTGGCATAGCATCCCTAGGGTATGACCACATGGAAATTCTTG GAAATACACTTGGACAAATTGCTGGGGAAAAAGCTGGAATCTTCAAG AGAGGTGTTCCAGCTTTTACCGTACCACAACCTGAAGAAGCAATGACTGTTCTTGTGCAGAAGGCCTCAGAGCTTGAT GTAAATCTTCAAGCAGCTGATCCTTTAGATCCTAGCCTCCTGACTGACGTGCATCTTGGGCTTGAGGGTGAGCACCAATACGTAAATGCAGGACTTGCAGTCGCATTATGCTCAACTTGGCTTCAGAGGACAGGTCATGTTGGAATCAATTACTTGAACCAGAAT ACCTCTCTTCCTGAGGAATTCATCAGAGGGCTTGCAACTGCTTCTTTGCAAGGACGTGCTCAGATTGTCCCTGATCATCTCATTGAGAGTGAGAGCCCAGGAGATCTTGTGTTCTATTTGGATGGTGCCCACAGTCCAGAAAGTATGGATGTGTGTGCAAAATGGTTTTGTCTAGCAACCAAAGAAGATCATAGACCTTTGTATAACCAGTCTAACAATGATGCTAAAGGATCACAAGATTCAGGAAAGAATGCACCAGTTGGAAAACTTTCTACTCAG ATTCTGTTGTTCAACTGTATGTCTGTGAGAGACCCTCAGTTGCTTCTTCCACGCTTGATAAATGCATGTGCTAGCCATG GAGTCCACTTCAAGAAGGCCTTATTTGTTCCAAACACATCAGTGTATTACAAGGTGGGATCTGCTTTACCTGCTGCTGATGCTCAAGTAGATTTATCATGGCAGATGACACTTCAAAGATTATGGGAAAGTCTCGTTGTTGGGGAAAAAG GTAGAGATCCCAAAAACGCAGAATTAACTTGTGAAGCAGGCAGTGATGATACTGAGAAAGGTAGTCATAGCTCTGAGAGCAGCACAGTTTTTACATCACTTCCTTTAGCTATTAACTGGCTGAGGGACAGCGCCCGGAAAAATCAATCTGTTCGTTTCCAG GTACTGGTGACGGGTTCGTTGCATTTAGTAGGCGACGCCTTGCGATTAATCAAGAAGTAA
- the LOC131005890 gene encoding folylpolyglutamate synthase isoform X1 — MSQEGDGSADTVLSPYDDAMEALSSLITKRSRADKSNNGDRFDILFDYIKMLELEEPIKQMKVIHVAGTKGKGSTCTFTESILRCCGFHTGLFTSPHLIDVRERFRLDGSDICEDKFLEYFWWCWDRLKERTSNEVPMPTYFRFLALLAFKIFAAEQVDVVILEVGLGGKFDATNVVENPVVCGIASLGYDHMEILGNTLGQIAGEKAGIFKRGVPAFTVPQPEEAMTVLVQKASELDVNLQAADPLDPSLLTDVHLGLEGEHQYVNAGLAVALCSTWLQRTGHVGINYLNQNTSLPEEFIRGLATASLQGRAQIVPDHLIESESPGDLVFYLDGAHSPESMDVCAKWFCLATKEDHRPLYNQSNNDAKGSQDSGKNAPVGKLSTQILLFNCMSVRDPQLLLPRLINACASHGVHFKKALFVPNTSVYYKVGSALPAADAQVDLSWQMTLQRLWESLVVGEKGRDPKNAELTCEAGSDDTEKGSHSSESSTVFTSLPLAINWLRDSARKNQSVRFQVLVTGSLHLVGDALRLIKK; from the exons ATGTCGCAAG AAGGAGATGGATCAGCAGACACTGTGCTGTCTCCATACGATGACGCGATGGAGGCTCTGTCTTCACTGATAACAAAGCGCAGCCGAGCTGATAAGAGCAACAATGGGGATCGATTCGACATATTGTTTGACTACATTAAG ATGCTCGAACTAGAGGAGCCAATAAAACAGATGAAGGTTATTCACGTGGCAGGCACCAAAGGAAAG GGGTCGACTTGCACTTTCACAGAATCTATTCTACGTTGCTGCGGCTTCCATACTGGGCTTTTCACATCCCCTCACCTTATTGATGTTCGAGAAAGATTTAGGCTGGATGG TTCAGATATTTGTGAAGACAAGTTTCTGGAATACTTTTGGTGGTGTTGGGATCGACTAAAG GAAAGAACCTCCAATGAGGTACCTATGCCAACATATTTCCGTTTCCTTGCCTTGCTTGCCTTTAAGATATTTGCAGCTGAGCAG GTTGATGTTGTCATTTTGGAAGTTGGTTTAGGTGGAAAATTTGATGCTACAAATGTG GTTGAAAATCCAGTTGTCTGTGGCATAGCATCCCTAGGGTATGACCACATGGAAATTCTTG GAAATACACTTGGACAAATTGCTGGGGAAAAAGCTGGAATCTTCAAG AGAGGTGTTCCAGCTTTTACCGTACCACAACCTGAAGAAGCAATGACTGTTCTTGTGCAGAAGGCCTCAGAGCTTGAT GTAAATCTTCAAGCAGCTGATCCTTTAGATCCTAGCCTCCTGACTGACGTGCATCTTGGGCTTGAGGGTGAGCACCAATACGTAAATGCAGGACTTGCAGTCGCATTATGCTCAACTTGGCTTCAGAGGACAGGTCATGTTGGAATCAATTACTTGAACCAGAAT ACCTCTCTTCCTGAGGAATTCATCAGAGGGCTTGCAACTGCTTCTTTGCAAGGACGTGCTCAGATTGTCCCTGATCATCTCATTGAGAGTGAGAGCCCAGGAGATCTTGTGTTCTATTTGGATGGTGCCCACAGTCCAGAAAGTATGGATGTGTGTGCAAAATGGTTTTGTCTAGCAACCAAAGAAGATCATAGACCTTTGTATAACCAGTCTAACAATGATGCTAAAGGATCACAAGATTCAGGAAAGAATGCACCAGTTGGAAAACTTTCTACTCAG ATTCTGTTGTTCAACTGTATGTCTGTGAGAGACCCTCAGTTGCTTCTTCCACGCTTGATAAATGCATGTGCTAGCCATG GAGTCCACTTCAAGAAGGCCTTATTTGTTCCAAACACATCAGTGTATTACAAGGTGGGATCTGCTTTACCTGCTGCTGATGCTCAAGTAGATTTATCATGGCAGATGACACTTCAAAGATTATGGGAAAGTCTCGTTGTTGGGGAAAAAG GTAGAGATCCCAAAAACGCAGAATTAACTTGTGAAGCAGGCAGTGATGATACTGAGAAAGGTAGTCATAGCTCTGAGAGCAGCACAGTTTTTACATCACTTCCTTTAGCTATTAACTGGCTGAGGGACAGCGCCCGGAAAAATCAATCTGTTCGTTTCCAG GTACTGGTGACGGGTTCGTTGCATTTAGTAGGCGACGCCTTGCGATTAATCAAGAAGTAA